CTTAGTGCACCAGGAACAGCGGCATGCCGGAGCGGTTGACCACGTGCCGGGTCACGCCCGTGAAGAACATTTCCCGCAGCCGGCTATGGCCGTAGCCGCCCGCCACCAGCATCCCCGCGCCGCCCTTGGCTGCTTCCTCGAGCAGCACGTCCCCGACCGGCCGGCTTCCGGCATCGACCAGCCGGCGCCCCGCCTCGATGCCGCGCAGCTTGAGATAGGTGCACAACTCGTCGCAATCGATCGTCTCATCCTTGGCGCGCGTGACGGCGAGGATCTCGACGCTGTCGGCGCATTCCAGGAACGGCAGGGACGCCGTGACGGCATGGGCCGATGCGACGCTCTCGTTCCAGGCCAGTGCGATTTTCCGGCAAAAGCCGGCCGGCGCCGCCTGCGGGGTCAACAGCACCGGGCGCCCGGTCTCCAGCAAGGTCGCTTCGAACGCTTCGGTCAGCCCGGCGCGGTCGCCTTCGGCCAGCGCGCCGAACACGACGAGATCGGAGAGCCGCGCCGCGAGCGTGACCTGGTCCGCGAAATTGCCGAGGACTTCGCGGAACGAGGCCGCCACAACATCGCGTCGCTCCGGCCTCTCGATAATCTCCGCGCCGGCCGCGTTCGCGGCAGCGGCCAACGCCGCGTGCGCCAAGCCCGACGCCTCGTCCGCGGCCTTTTTCGATGCGTCGGCGATCTCCTGCATGACGGCGGCGGAGGCGCTCTCGCCGTAGAAGGGCAC
The nucleotide sequence above comes from Rhizomicrobium sp.. Encoded proteins:
- a CDS encoding universal stress protein, whose translation is MTIAKILAPLTGGGRDAAVLASAFAAAKPFNAHVAALFVRPDAMEAVPFYGESASAAVMQEIADASKKAADEASGLAHAALAAAANAAGAEIIERPERRDVVAASFREVLGNFADQVTLAARLSDLVVFGALAEGDRAGLTEAFEATLLETGRPVLLTPQAAPAGFCRKIALAWNESVASAHAVTASLPFLECADSVEILAVTRAKDETIDCDELCTYLKLRGIEAGRRLVDAGSRPVGDVLLEEAAKGGAGMLVAGGYGHSRLREMFFTGVTRHVVNRSGMPLFLVH